In Novipirellula caenicola, one genomic interval encodes:
- a CDS encoding DMP19 family protein yields the protein MDSHYPPPDFAASIYEGVFEVAREKVGDGLHDIVNSRATFVDDDVLRVLQAVVSWKTEKGIPLNRPDAMVAANASLHMAVNSSGFRKYFETPAGDDWFHIRDILSLGDDVSAATAFTNVLELFPDCEPSRFTASRQDQIDLIDETHPDIDVFNSHDRIRHPMNYPSDDTLFKSLLALPDQPYLPPPNMR from the coding sequence ATGGATAGTCATTACCCACCACCGGATTTCGCAGCTTCGATCTACGAAGGTGTGTTCGAGGTTGCGCGCGAGAAAGTTGGCGACGGACTTCACGATATCGTCAACTCACGAGCGACCTTTGTCGATGACGACGTTTTGCGCGTACTCCAAGCGGTTGTGTCGTGGAAAACAGAAAAGGGCATTCCGCTAAACCGACCTGATGCGATGGTTGCTGCGAACGCCTCACTACACATGGCCGTCAACAGTTCTGGGTTTCGCAAGTACTTTGAAACTCCCGCCGGCGATGATTGGTTTCACATTCGCGATATTCTATCACTTGGTGATGACGTTTCCGCGGCGACCGCGTTTACCAACGTGCTTGAGCTATTTCCAGATTGCGAACCATCACGTTTTACTGCTTCGAGGCAGGATCAGATCGATCTAATCGACGAAACACACCCCGACATTGATGTGTTCAATTCGCATGACCGGATCAGGCACCCAATGAACTACCCGTCGGATGATACATTGTTCAAATCACTACTTGCGTTGCCAGACCAGCCGTATTTACCACCGCCAAATATGCGATAA